Proteins co-encoded in one Cupriavidus nantongensis genomic window:
- the ltrA gene encoding group II intron reverse transcriptase/maturase, whose product MTMMEARRQKPVRAGRDTEARGEAPAGVGRGEAEIPRHEADGTGSALLEAALTRENLRQAFKRVRANKGSAGVDGLDIDQTSRKLVSEWPRIREELLRGTYRPSPVRRVMIPKAAGGERELGIPTVTDRLIQQALLQVLQPLLDPTFSKHSYGFRPGRRAHDAVLAAQSFVQSGRHVVVDVDLEKFFDRVNHDILIDRLRKRIADAGIIRLIRAYLNAGIMDGGVVMERHQGTPQGGPLSPLLANVLLDEVDKELEKRGHCFARYADDCNIYVGSRHAGERVMVLLRRLYDRLRLKVNETKSAVALVFGRKFLGYALWQAPDGAIKRVVATKPMAAFKQRVRNLTRRNGGRSLQAVVDQLRSYLLGWKAYFGLAQTSRIWRELDSWIRRRLRALQLKQWRRGKTIHRELLRLGASLPVAQSVAALSRRWWHNSLSAIHRVLTTAYFDSLGLPRLV is encoded by the coding sequence ATGACGATGATGGAGGCCAGGCGCCAGAAGCCCGTGCGAGCGGGGCGGGACACCGAAGCCAGGGGTGAAGCCCCGGCTGGAGTGGGCCGTGGCGAAGCCGAAATCCCGCGGCATGAAGCGGACGGCACAGGGTCGGCGCTGCTGGAAGCGGCGCTGACGCGCGAGAACTTGCGGCAGGCATTCAAACGGGTGCGGGCGAACAAGGGATCGGCGGGTGTGGACGGGCTGGACATTGACCAGACGTCGCGCAAACTGGTGTCCGAGTGGCCCCGTATCCGCGAGGAACTGCTGCGGGGGACGTACCGGCCCAGTCCGGTACGAAGGGTGATGATCCCGAAGGCGGCAGGTGGCGAGCGCGAGCTTGGCATCCCGACGGTGACGGATCGGCTGATCCAGCAGGCGCTGTTGCAAGTCCTGCAACCGCTGCTTGACCCGACCTTCAGCAAGCATAGCTACGGATTTCGGCCTGGACGGCGAGCACATGATGCGGTGCTAGCCGCTCAGTCGTTCGTGCAGTCGGGCCGGCATGTGGTGGTGGATGTGGACTTGGAGAAGTTCTTCGACCGAGTCAACCACGACATCCTGATCGACCGCCTAAGGAAACGCATCGCCGACGCCGGGATCATCCGGCTGATACGAGCCTACCTGAACGCGGGAATCATGGATGGCGGGGTGGTCATGGAACGGCATCAGGGAACGCCGCAAGGTGGCCCTCTGTCGCCGCTGCTGGCCAACGTCCTGCTAGACGAGGTGGATAAGGAGTTAGAGAAGCGGGGCCATTGCTTTGCACGATATGCCGACGACTGCAACATCTACGTTGGCAGTCGTCATGCAGGTGAGCGGGTGATGGTTCTGCTACGAAGGCTCTATGACCGCCTCAGGCTGAAAGTCAACGAAACCAAAAGCGCGGTGGCGCTTGTGTTTGGTCGTAAGTTCCTAGGGTATGCCCTATGGCAAGCACCGGACGGCGCGATTAAGCGTGTAGTGGCTACCAAGCCGATGGCGGCGTTCAAACAGCGTGTCAGGAACCTGACGCGGCGCAATGGTGGGCGCAGCCTCCAGGCCGTGGTCGATCAGTTGCGCTCCTACCTGCTGGGCTGGAAAGCCTACTTCGGGCTGGCGCAGACCTCCAGAATCTGGCGCGAGCTAGATAGCTGGATAAGGCGGCGGCTTCGGGCCTTGCAACTCAAACAGTGGCGCAGGGGCAAGACTATCCACCGTGAACTGCTTCGCCTGGGGGCCTCACTACCGGTGGCGCAGTCGGTGGCGGCGTTAAGCCGTCGCTGGTGGCACAACAGCCTATCGGCGATTCATCGGGTGCTGACCACTGCCTACTTCGATAGCCTGGGCCTGCCCCGTCTCGTCTGA
- the uraD gene encoding 2-oxo-4-hydroxy-4-carboxy-5-ureidoimidazoline decarboxylase, producing the protein MSQTYTIAQLNTMPVAEFVQVLGGIYEHSPWFAEAAAAQRPFADGAALAQALRQAVDQAGEAAQLKLVRAHPELAGKAAVRGELTAESTREQSGAGLNLCTPEEFDRLQSLNAAYNQKFGFPFILAVRGYDRHGIIAEFARRIENTPQQELQTCINQIHRIAQFRLDDLVSA; encoded by the coding sequence ATGAGCCAGACCTACACCATCGCCCAACTCAACACCATGCCGGTCGCCGAATTCGTGCAGGTGCTGGGCGGCATCTATGAACATTCGCCGTGGTTTGCCGAGGCCGCCGCTGCGCAGCGGCCCTTCGCCGACGGCGCCGCGCTGGCGCAGGCGCTGCGCCAGGCCGTCGATCAAGCCGGCGAGGCGGCGCAGCTGAAGCTGGTGCGCGCCCACCCGGAGCTGGCCGGCAAGGCCGCCGTGCGCGGCGAGCTGACTGCCGAGTCGACGCGCGAGCAAAGCGGTGCCGGCCTGAACCTGTGCACGCCCGAGGAGTTCGACCGCCTGCAGTCGCTCAACGCGGCGTACAACCAGAAATTCGGCTTCCCGTTCATCCTGGCGGTGCGCGGCTACGACCGCCACGGCATCATCGCCGAGTTCGCGCGCCGCATCGAAAACACGCCGCAGCAAGAGTTGCAAACTTGCATCAACCAGATCCATCGCATTGCACAGTTCCGTCTTGACGACTTAGTATCCGCCTGA
- a CDS encoding urate hydroxylase PuuD has protein sequence MEGYILDWANMLLRWVHVITAIAWIGSSFYFVWLDNSLTKPTAPDLKEKGVDGELWAVHGGGFYNPQKYLTAPKQLPENLHWFYWESYSTWMSGFALLVVLYLFNASTFLIDKNVYDMSPGAAVGFAVSYLLIGWIVYDSICRLFNKNDRLVGILVAIYIAAAAYVACHIFSGRAAFLLTGAMIATIMSANVLAWIIPGQRKVVAALKAGQPVDPIHGKRGKQRSVHNTYFTLPVLFAMLSNHYSMTYAHKYNWVVLILIMLSGVLIRQFFILKHKGKINVLWPAAGVAALGVVAVMIAPQPRPAVAKADGEAATAVSFAKVQEVMNARCVQCHAEQPKMMPTAAKGIKLETPEDIKAHAQLIYQQAVQQKAMPLGNVTQITDDERALLGQWFEGGAKTTN, from the coding sequence ATGGAAGGCTATATCCTCGACTGGGCCAATATGCTGCTGCGGTGGGTGCACGTCATCACCGCCATCGCATGGATCGGCTCTTCGTTCTATTTCGTGTGGCTGGACAACAGCCTGACCAAGCCCACCGCGCCGGACCTGAAGGAGAAGGGTGTCGACGGCGAACTGTGGGCCGTGCACGGCGGCGGCTTCTACAACCCGCAGAAGTACCTGACCGCGCCCAAGCAGTTGCCGGAGAACCTGCACTGGTTCTACTGGGAGTCGTATTCGACCTGGATGAGCGGCTTTGCGCTGCTGGTGGTGCTGTACCTGTTCAATGCCAGCACGTTCCTGATCGACAAGAACGTGTACGACATGTCGCCCGGCGCGGCGGTCGGCTTCGCGGTGTCGTACCTGCTGATCGGCTGGATCGTCTATGACAGCATCTGCCGCCTGTTCAACAAGAACGACCGCCTGGTCGGCATCCTGGTGGCGATCTACATCGCCGCCGCCGCCTACGTCGCGTGCCATATCTTCTCGGGCCGCGCGGCGTTCCTGCTGACCGGCGCGATGATCGCGACGATCATGAGCGCGAACGTGCTGGCGTGGATCATCCCGGGCCAGCGCAAGGTGGTCGCGGCACTGAAGGCCGGCCAGCCGGTGGACCCGATCCACGGCAAGCGCGGCAAGCAGCGCAGCGTGCACAACACCTACTTCACGCTGCCGGTGCTGTTCGCGATGCTGTCGAACCACTACAGCATGACCTACGCCCACAAGTACAACTGGGTGGTGCTGATCCTGATCATGCTGTCGGGCGTGCTGATCCGCCAGTTCTTCATCCTGAAGCACAAGGGCAAGATCAACGTGCTGTGGCCTGCCGCCGGCGTCGCCGCGCTGGGCGTGGTCGCCGTGATGATCGCGCCGCAGCCGCGCCCGGCCGTGGCCAAGGCCGACGGCGAGGCCGCCACGGCGGTCAGCTTCGCCAAGGTGCAGGAAGTGATGAACGCGCGCTGCGTGCAGTGCCACGCCGAGCAGCCGAAGATGATGCCGACCGCGGCCAAGGGCATCAAGCTCGAGACGCCCGAGGACATCAAGGCCCACGCCCAGCTGATCTACCAGCAGGCGGTGCAGCAGAAGGCGATGCCGCTGGGCAACGTGACGCAGATTACCGACGACGAACGCGCGCTGCTGGGGCAGTGGTTCGAAGGCGGTGCCAAGACTACGAACTAA
- a CDS encoding porin gives MQKQYKPALKLAAVAATLFSGAAMAQSSVTLYGQADMFVGGVKSPGSGERAWVANSGGMQTSYWGIKGTEDLGGGTKAIFDLNGFFRTDAGRSGRFEGDSMFSRNAYVGLQNDKAGTIKLGRNTTPYFISTILFNPLVDSYVFSPTIFHTYFGAVSGAVADPGIIGDSGWNNSVVYSTPNFGGLTANFIYGFGEQPGAAGKQKFGGNVLYFNGPFAATVAYQQVRFNSVPTDMSDIGLSRQDAAQIGLSYDFKVVKLFAQGQYIKTRATTAPSGDIKHIDGQFGASVPIGAGNLLASYAYGKVDNSLGDFKRNTFAVAYDYNLSKRTDVYAAYYYDKITGIEHGDTFGVGVRHKF, from the coding sequence ATGCAGAAGCAGTACAAGCCGGCGCTCAAGCTGGCGGCGGTAGCGGCTACCCTTTTTTCCGGCGCGGCCATGGCCCAGTCCAGCGTCACGCTGTACGGCCAGGCTGACATGTTCGTCGGCGGCGTGAAGAGCCCGGGCTCGGGCGAGCGCGCCTGGGTAGCCAATTCGGGCGGCATGCAGACGTCTTACTGGGGCATCAAGGGCACCGAAGACCTGGGCGGCGGCACCAAGGCCATCTTCGACCTGAACGGCTTCTTCCGCACCGACGCCGGCCGCAGCGGCCGCTTCGAAGGCGACTCGATGTTCAGCCGCAACGCCTATGTCGGCCTGCAGAACGACAAGGCCGGCACCATCAAGCTGGGCCGCAACACCACGCCGTACTTCATTTCGACCATCCTGTTCAACCCGCTGGTCGACTCGTACGTGTTCTCGCCGACGATCTTCCACACCTACTTCGGCGCGGTCAGCGGCGCCGTCGCCGATCCCGGCATCATCGGCGATTCGGGCTGGAACAACTCGGTGGTGTACAGCACGCCGAACTTCGGCGGCCTGACCGCCAACTTCATCTACGGCTTCGGCGAGCAGCCGGGCGCCGCGGGCAAGCAGAAGTTCGGCGGCAACGTGCTGTACTTCAACGGCCCGTTCGCCGCGACCGTGGCCTACCAGCAGGTGCGCTTCAACAGCGTGCCGACCGACATGTCCGACATCGGCCTGTCGCGCCAGGACGCCGCGCAGATCGGCCTGTCCTATGACTTCAAGGTGGTCAAGCTGTTCGCGCAGGGCCAGTACATCAAGACCCGCGCCACCACCGCGCCGTCGGGCGACATCAAGCACATCGACGGCCAGTTCGGCGCCTCGGTGCCGATCGGTGCCGGCAACCTGCTGGCGTCGTACGCCTACGGCAAGGTCGACAACTCGCTGGGAGACTTCAAGCGCAATACCTTTGCCGTCGCCTACGACTACAACCTGTCCAAGCGCACCGACGTGTACGCCGCCTACTACTACGACAAGATCACCGGCATCGAGCACGGCGATACCTTCGGCGTGGGCGTGCGCCACAAGTTCTGA
- a CDS encoding fatty acid desaturase: MTAYHTADSPAEHAAAHARARPQAPHHAPLPEPIAPDAPLPSRKIIRGWLIPLGQRSTPRALMLFVFDYLLFGAVLAGVVLSPHWAAKLALGVLAGLVIARLFIIGHDACHQSLTPRRGLNKWLGRLTFLPSLTPYSLWEVGHNVVHHGYTNLKGFDFVWAPYSLEEFNALPRWRRVMERIYRTGFGPGLYYLVEIWWCKLFFPSKRQMATRRPIFTGDCVLVAAFGLAWIGALVGLALATQQSVWMLVGAGFVLPFLVWNVTVGFVLYVHHTHTSVAWYDTKTMWARAQPFVSTTVHLRFRHGIGAALHHIMEHTAHHVDMSVPLYRLKRAQALLEHALPGRIIIENFSWRWYFDTARRCKLYDFKALCWTDFRGRQTSDNAPVPA, from the coding sequence ATGACCGCTTACCACACCGCAGATTCGCCCGCCGAGCATGCCGCCGCGCATGCCCGCGCGCGCCCCCAGGCACCGCATCACGCCCCGCTGCCCGAACCGATCGCGCCGGACGCGCCGCTGCCGTCGCGCAAGATCATCCGCGGCTGGCTGATCCCGCTGGGCCAGCGCAGCACGCCGCGCGCGCTGATGCTGTTCGTATTCGATTACCTGCTGTTCGGCGCCGTGCTGGCCGGCGTGGTGCTGTCGCCGCACTGGGCCGCCAAGCTCGCGCTGGGCGTGCTGGCGGGGCTGGTGATCGCGCGCCTGTTTATCATCGGCCACGATGCCTGCCACCAGAGCCTGACCCCGCGCCGCGGCCTGAACAAGTGGCTGGGCCGGCTGACCTTCCTGCCCTCGCTGACGCCGTACAGCCTGTGGGAAGTCGGCCATAACGTGGTCCATCACGGCTACACCAACCTGAAGGGCTTCGACTTCGTCTGGGCGCCGTATTCGCTCGAGGAATTCAACGCGCTGCCGCGCTGGCGCCGCGTGATGGAGCGCATCTACCGCACCGGCTTCGGCCCGGGGCTGTATTACCTGGTCGAGATCTGGTGGTGCAAGCTGTTCTTCCCCAGCAAGCGCCAGATGGCCACGCGCCGGCCGATCTTTACCGGCGACTGCGTGCTGGTGGCGGCGTTCGGGCTGGCCTGGATCGGCGCGCTGGTCGGCCTGGCGCTGGCGACGCAGCAGTCGGTGTGGATGCTGGTCGGCGCCGGCTTCGTGCTGCCCTTCCTGGTGTGGAACGTCACCGTCGGCTTCGTGCTGTACGTGCACCATACCCACACCAGCGTCGCCTGGTACGACACCAAGACGATGTGGGCCCGCGCCCAGCCCTTCGTCTCGACCACCGTGCACCTGCGCTTCCGCCATGGCATCGGCGCGGCACTGCACCACATCATGGAACACACCGCGCACCACGTCGACATGAGCGTGCCGCTGTACCGCCTCAAGCGCGCGCAGGCGCTGCTGGAGCACGCCCTGCCGGGCCGCATCATTATCGAGAACTTCTCGTGGCGCTGGTATTTCGACACCGCGCGCCGCTGCAAGCTCTATGACTTCAAGGCGCTGTGCTGGACCGACTTCCGCGGCCGCCAGACCAGCGACAACGCGCCGGTGCCGGCCTGA
- a CDS encoding GntR family transcriptional regulator — MSKSLKLIAANAESKAESKAESKAHREAGDPTEIPGKPARPARKGSVEERMYHEIYDAIMEHRLPPRTKLTEHSLCEIYATARHTVRKVLSHLAADGMVDLEPNRGAFIASPSTDEAHDMFELRQMLERAVLEKLAAMPDVKAVIAPLRQMVASERQAFLTHDRPKWIRLSAEFHTALAELSGNALLVNMMRRLVSRTTLMIASVEAPGNNACSFDEHEEILDALEQGNAALAQSRMAHHLGACADRVQPDEPGSFDLRSVLGRST; from the coding sequence ATGTCCAAGAGCCTGAAGCTGATTGCCGCCAACGCCGAATCCAAGGCCGAATCCAAGGCCGAATCCAAGGCCCACCGCGAGGCCGGCGACCCGACCGAGATCCCGGGCAAGCCCGCCAGGCCTGCGCGCAAGGGCTCGGTCGAGGAGCGCATGTACCACGAGATCTACGACGCGATCATGGAGCACCGGCTGCCGCCGCGCACCAAGCTCACCGAGCATTCGCTTTGCGAGATCTATGCCACCGCGCGCCACACCGTGCGCAAGGTGCTGTCGCACCTGGCGGCGGACGGCATGGTCGACCTCGAGCCCAACCGCGGCGCCTTTATCGCCAGCCCGTCGACCGACGAGGCGCACGACATGTTCGAGCTGCGCCAGATGCTGGAGCGCGCGGTGCTGGAAAAGCTGGCCGCCATGCCCGACGTCAAGGCCGTGATCGCGCCGCTGCGCCAGATGGTCGCCAGCGAGCGCCAGGCCTTCCTGACGCACGACCGCCCGAAGTGGATCCGCCTGTCCGCCGAATTCCACACCGCGCTGGCGGAACTGTCGGGCAATGCGCTGCTGGTCAACATGATGCGGCGCCTGGTGTCGCGCACCACGCTGATGATCGCCAGCGTGGAAGCGCCGGGCAACAACGCCTGCTCGTTCGACGAGCACGAAGAAATCCTCGACGCCCTCGAACAGGGCAACGCCGCACTGGCCCAGTCGCGCATGGCGCACCACCTTGGCGCCTGCGCCGACCGCGTGCAGCCGGACGAACCGGGCAGCTTCGATCTTCGCAGCGTACTAGGCCGCTCCACCTAG
- a CDS encoding TMEM165/GDT1 family protein: MEAFLVSTGIVALAEMGDKTQLLSLVLAARYRKPVPIILGILIATLFNHGFAGALGGWITHVVGESLLRWILGLGFIAMAAWMLIPDKLDDAEQSRPVKGFIGILGTTLVAFFFAEMGDKTQIATVALAARFSDAVLAVVMGTTFGMMIANAPAVLLGDRFANKMPIGLVHKVAAGIFLVLGVLALLNIGG; the protein is encoded by the coding sequence ATGGAAGCCTTCCTCGTCTCCACAGGCATCGTCGCCCTCGCAGAAATGGGCGACAAGACGCAGCTGCTGTCGCTGGTACTGGCCGCGCGCTACCGCAAGCCGGTGCCGATCATCCTCGGCATCCTGATCGCCACGCTGTTCAACCACGGCTTTGCCGGCGCGCTCGGCGGCTGGATCACCCACGTGGTCGGTGAAAGCCTGCTGCGCTGGATCCTGGGCCTGGGCTTTATCGCCATGGCCGCGTGGATGCTGATCCCCGACAAGCTCGACGACGCCGAGCAGTCCAGGCCGGTCAAGGGTTTCATCGGCATCCTCGGCACCACCCTGGTCGCCTTCTTCTTTGCCGAGATGGGCGACAAGACCCAGATCGCCACGGTCGCGCTGGCGGCGCGCTTCAGCGACGCCGTGCTGGCGGTGGTCATGGGCACCACCTTCGGCATGATGATCGCCAATGCACCGGCCGTATTGCTGGGCGACCGGTTCGCCAACAAGATGCCGATCGGGCTGGTGCACAAGGTTGCGGCTGGGATCTTCCTGGTGCTGGGGGTGCTGGCGCTGCTGAATATCGGCGGATAA
- the uraH gene encoding hydroxyisourate hydrolase has protein sequence MGRLTTHVLDTAAGTPGQGMSITLHKIVENRRETLKTVVTNHDGRCDQPLLEGADLAAGVYELEFAAGDYFRAQGVKLPEPAFLDVVPLRFGIADVNAHYHVPLLVSPWSYSTYRGS, from the coding sequence ATGGGACGCTTGACCACCCATGTTCTCGACACCGCTGCGGGCACGCCCGGGCAGGGCATGTCGATTACTCTCCATAAAATTGTCGAGAATCGTCGCGAAACCCTGAAGACCGTGGTCACCAACCACGACGGCCGCTGCGACCAGCCGCTGCTGGAAGGCGCCGACCTCGCCGCGGGCGTGTACGAACTGGAATTCGCCGCCGGCGATTATTTCCGCGCGCAGGGCGTGAAGCTGCCCGAGCCGGCCTTCCTGGACGTGGTGCCGCTGCGCTTCGGCATTGCCGACGTCAACGCGCACTATCACGTGCCCCTCCTGGTTTCGCCCTGGTCGTACTCGACCTACCGCGGCAGCTGA
- the puuE gene encoding allantoinase PuuE, producing the protein MTNDNYPRDLIGYGARPPHARWPGGARVALQFVLNYEEGGENCVLHGDAASEQFLSEIVGAAAYPDRHMSMEGIYEYGSRAGVWRILREFEKRGLPLTIFGVSMALQRHPELTRAFVELGHEIACHGWRWIHYQNIDEATEREHMRIGMQIIKELTGELPLGWYTGRDSPNTRRLVVEHGGFLYDSDYYGDDLPFWTEVEVTGGEKKPHLVVPYTLDSNDMRFATPQGFNTGEQFFQYLKDAFDVLYDEGDPSGQDSPKMLSIGMHCRLLGRPGRFRALQRFLDYVQGHDKVWICRRVDIARHWAATHPYTPRNKA; encoded by the coding sequence ATGACAAACGATAACTATCCACGCGATCTCATCGGTTACGGCGCCCGCCCGCCGCACGCCCGTTGGCCGGGCGGCGCGCGCGTGGCGCTGCAGTTCGTGCTCAACTACGAAGAAGGCGGCGAGAACTGCGTACTACACGGCGACGCCGCTTCCGAGCAGTTCCTGTCCGAGATCGTCGGCGCCGCGGCCTACCCCGACCGCCACATGAGCATGGAGGGCATCTATGAATACGGCTCGCGCGCCGGCGTCTGGCGCATCCTGCGCGAGTTCGAAAAGCGCGGCCTGCCGCTGACGATCTTCGGCGTATCGATGGCGCTGCAGCGCCATCCGGAACTGACCCGCGCCTTCGTCGAGCTGGGCCACGAGATCGCCTGCCACGGCTGGCGCTGGATCCACTACCAGAACATCGACGAAGCCACCGAGCGCGAGCACATGCGCATCGGCATGCAGATCATCAAGGAACTGACCGGCGAACTGCCGCTGGGCTGGTACACCGGCCGCGACAGCCCCAACACGCGCCGCCTGGTGGTCGAGCACGGCGGCTTCCTGTACGACTCCGACTACTACGGCGACGACCTGCCGTTCTGGACCGAGGTCGAGGTTACCGGCGGCGAGAAGAAGCCGCACCTGGTGGTGCCGTACACGCTGGATTCGAACGACATGCGCTTCGCCACGCCGCAGGGCTTCAATACAGGCGAGCAGTTCTTCCAGTATCTGAAGGACGCCTTCGACGTGCTGTACGACGAAGGCGACCCGAGCGGCCAGGACAGCCCCAAGATGCTGTCGATCGGCATGCACTGCCGCCTGCTCGGCCGCCCGGGCCGTTTCCGCGCGCTGCAGCGCTTCCTCGACTACGTGCAAGGGCACGACAAGGTGTGGATCTGCCGCCGTGTCGATATCGCCCGGCACTGGGCCGCCACCCATCCCTACACTCCCCGGAACAAAGCATGA
- a CDS encoding nucleobase:cation symporter-2 family protein produces MNSASTTVPTDLTNERLPSGRLLALGLQHVLVMYAGTVAVPLIVGGALKLPKDQLAFLINADLFAAGLATLIQAIGFWKFGIRLPVMMGVTFASVAPMIAIGTDPNVGLLGIYGAVIASGIFGILIAPLMGRMLGLFPPVVTGTVITLIGVSLMRVAINWSAGGQPTTRAVIDGVVKEVPNLAYGDLANLGIAGLTLVIILLLTKYGRGLVANCAVLLGIIIGTLVAMGLGKVSFDGLDEASFVAVITPLHFGMPTFQLTAILSMCIVMLITLVESTGMFLALSDITGKKLSNEDLTRGLRADGLGTVIGGIFNTFPYTSFSQNVGLVTVTGVRSRYVAAAGGIILIAFGLFPKMAHVVASVPQFVLGGAGIVMFGMVAATGIRILGSCDFNRNRHNLFIVAISIGFGMIPTLAPTFFQYLPKWTDPFTHSGIVLGTIVAVALNLFYNGIQSREEAMRNAAANSHGTE; encoded by the coding sequence ATGAATTCCGCAAGCACCACGGTCCCGACGGACCTCACCAACGAGCGTTTGCCTTCCGGGCGCCTGCTCGCGCTCGGGTTGCAGCACGTTCTGGTGATGTACGCCGGCACGGTTGCCGTGCCACTGATCGTGGGTGGCGCGCTCAAGCTGCCCAAGGACCAGCTGGCCTTCCTGATCAACGCCGACCTGTTCGCCGCCGGCCTGGCCACGCTGATCCAGGCGATCGGCTTCTGGAAGTTCGGCATCCGCCTGCCGGTGATGATGGGCGTGACCTTCGCCTCGGTGGCGCCGATGATCGCCATCGGCACCGACCCCAATGTCGGCCTGCTCGGCATCTACGGCGCGGTGATCGCGTCAGGGATCTTCGGCATCCTGATCGCGCCGCTGATGGGACGCATGCTGGGATTGTTCCCGCCGGTGGTGACCGGCACCGTGATCACGCTGATCGGCGTGTCGCTGATGCGCGTGGCCATCAACTGGTCGGCCGGGGGCCAGCCCACCACGCGCGCCGTCATCGACGGCGTCGTCAAGGAAGTGCCGAACCTGGCCTATGGCGACCTGGCCAACCTTGGCATCGCCGGCCTGACGCTGGTCATCATCCTGCTGCTGACCAAGTACGGCCGCGGCCTGGTCGCCAACTGCGCGGTGCTGCTCGGCATCATCATCGGCACGCTGGTGGCGATGGGCCTGGGCAAGGTGTCGTTCGACGGCCTGGACGAAGCCAGCTTCGTCGCCGTGATCACGCCGCTGCATTTCGGCATGCCGACCTTCCAGCTGACCGCGATCCTGTCGATGTGCATCGTCATGCTGATCACGCTGGTGGAGTCGACCGGCATGTTCCTGGCGCTGTCGGACATCACCGGCAAGAAGCTGAGCAACGAGGACCTGACCCGCGGCCTGCGCGCCGACGGCCTGGGCACGGTGATCGGCGGCATCTTCAACACCTTCCCCTACACCTCGTTCTCGCAGAACGTGGGCCTGGTCACGGTGACTGGCGTGCGCTCGCGCTATGTGGCGGCGGCCGGCGGCATCATCCTGATCGCCTTCGGCCTGTTTCCGAAGATGGCCCACGTGGTGGCCTCGGTGCCGCAGTTCGTGCTGGGCGGCGCCGGCATCGTGATGTTCGGCATGGTCGCCGCGACCGGCATCCGCATCCTGGGCTCGTGCGATTTCAACCGCAACCGCCACAACCTGTTTATCGTCGCGATCTCGATCGGCTTCGGCATGATCCCGACGCTGGCGCCGACGTTCTTCCAGTACCTGCCCAAGTGGACCGACCCGTTCACGCACAGCGGCATCGTGCTCGGCACCATCGTCGCGGTGGCGCTGAACCTGTTCTACAACGGCATCCAGTCGCGCGAGGAGGCCATGCGCAACGCCGCGGCCAACTCGCACGGCACCGAGTAA